GCCCTGGTCGCCTAAAGCTTCCGCCACGATAAAAATATCTTTGTCTCCCCGGCCGGAAAGGTTAATGACGATGGTTTTATTTTTCTTTAGCTTAGGCGCGAGCTTGATGGCATGGGCGACGGCATGGGAAGACTCCAAAGCCGGAATTATTCCTTCGGTTGAAGCCAGCAATTTAAAAGCGGCTAGCACTTCTTTATCAGTAACATATTTATATTCCACCCGGTTTTCCTCAAACAGCTTTCCGTGCTCCGGCCCGATTCCGGAATAATCGAGGCCGGCTGAAATGCTGTGGGTATTCTGGATTTGGCCGTCGGCATCCTGGATAAAATAGGATTTATAACCTTCAACCACCCCGACTTTTTGGTTTTTTTGGAGCCGGGTGGCGTGGTCGCCCGTTTTTTTTATTCCTCTTCCGCCGGCTTCAACGCCGATTAATTTTACGCTTTTATCGTCAAGAAAAGGGTTGAAAATCCCGATGGCGTTCGAGCCGCCGCCGACGCAGGCGACAATGTAATCCGGTTTTTTTATTTTATAGATCTCTTTTAATTGCTTTTTTACTTCGAGCCCGACGATGGTTTGGAAGTCCCGGACGATTGACGGGTAGGGATGGGGGCCGAGAGCCGAACCCAGGAGGTAATAAGTGTCGTCAACGTTGGTTATCCAATCTTGCAGGGTGGCGGTTACCGCGTCCTTTAGCCTTTGGGTGCCGTGCAAAACCGGGACGACTTCGGCGCCTAATTGTTCCATCCAAAAGACGTTGGGGCGCTGGCGCTGGTAATCGACTTTGCCCATGTAAACCGTGCATTTAAAGCCGAATTTAGCGGCCACGGTCGCGGTGGCAAGGCCGTGCTGGCCCGCTCCGGTTTCGGCAATAAGCCTTTTTTTGCCCATCCTCTTAGCAAGGAGCGCCTGGCCTAAGGAGTGGTTCATCTTATGGGCGCCGGTTAAATTTTGGCCTTCATTCTTAATAAAGATTTTGGCTCCGCCCAGGCGGCGGGTTAAATTTTCGGCAAAATAAAGCGGCGTCGGACGGCCGCCGTAGTTTTCGTAAAGGCTCATGAGGTCTTTTAAGAATCCCGGATCCCGCTTTGCTTTTTCGTAAGCGATTTCTAATTCTTCCAGGGCCGGGATAAGCATTTCCGGCACATACCTTCCGCCGAGCTTTCCGAAGTGCCCGCCCCGATCGGCGTCATACTTAGTTTTTATAAAGATGTTCATATTTTTTTATTCCGCGATTATATTTTTCATAAGCAGTTTCATTTTATCATTACTTTTTTTTCCGGGATAGTCTTCAACTCCCTGCGATACATCGATTATTTCCGGTTTGAGTTTATTAATATATGAATCTATATTCAAAGGGCTTATGCCGCCGGCCAGGATTAAAGGCCAGCCCAGTTTTCTTAGCCGGGTGAAAATTTTGTAATTTTCGAATTTTATCTTTTTTCCCCCGGCTTTATCTTCCGCGCTGGAAGCGTCCAGAAGAAATTTATCAATTTTTCCCAGGTATTTTTCAAGCTCCGTTTTTTTATCTTTTTCGTTTTCCTCCCCTTTTATTTTAAATGATTTCCAGACTTCGATATTTTTTTTAAACCGGCTGCAAAATTCCGGCGCCTCATCGCCGTGGAATTGCAAAACATCAACCAATCCGCTTGACGCTAATTTAAGCAGTTTTGACTCTTCCATGTTAACGGTAACGGCAACGATCTTTGGAAAATTTTTTGACACTGATTTAAGAGTTTTTATTTCTTCTGCCAGTTTCAGAAACTTGCCAATCGAAACAGATCTTGGGCTTTTGGGAAAATCAACAATAAAACCAAGATAGCCGGCGCCCCGCGCTATGGCGTTCTTCGCGTCTTCCAAATTAGTAATTCCGCAAAATTTTACTTTCATATATTTTCGGCGGCGCCATCATCAAAGGCCATTAACTCGTCAATTGCTTCGCCGATATTCCCGGCTTTCATTAAGGATGTGCCGACTAAAATCGCGTTCGCGCCGGCCGCTTTCATTTTTACGGCGTCCAGCCGGCAATTAATTCCCGACTCCGCCACCTTTATTATATCATCAGGGATTAAAGAGGAAAGCCGCGGAAAATTATTTATGTCAATTTTCATGCTTTTTAAGTCCCGGTTATTGATGCCGATGATGCTTGAGCCGGGTTTTTTTATACTGGACATAAGCCGCGCTATGCTTTGGCATTCTTTCTCATCGTGCGCTTCGACCAAAACATCAAGATCCAGCCGGCCAGCCAAAGAATATAATTCTTTTAGCTGCTCTTCCTCTAGAATCGCGGCGATCAGAAGAACGGCGTCGGCGCCGAAAGCCTTGGATTCATATAGCTGGTAAGGATCAAAAATAAAGTCTTTGGAGAGGACCGGTAAACCGGCAGCCCCTTTTACCAAAGGAAGAAAGCCGAGACTGCCGTTAAAAAATTTTTCTTCGGTTATAACCGATATAGCGCTGGCTCCATGGTCTTCGAAAATCTGGGCGATTTCCAAAGGATTGAATCCTTCCCGGAAGGCCTTTTGGCCGGCAGAAGGGGAAAAATTTTTAATTTCCGCGATTAATGAAAGCCCTTCTTTCTTTAAGGTTCCGGCAAAATCCCTTTTCTCATAATTATTGCCCTCCTTATCGGCTTTGATTTTTTCTTGCAATCCGTCCAAACTGGTTTTTTTCATCCTTTCACTAATTTCCAGGATTTTGTTTTCGCAAATTTTATCAAGAATAGTATTGGTTTTTTTGTATTGCATAAAGATATCTGGATAATTTAATGCGGCCTGGCCGCTCCGGCCAGGCAGGCCTATACTTTGTTTGAAATCTCAATAAAGTCTTTAAGCTTGCTAAGAGCTTTTCCCGATTCAATCATATCTTTCGCCAATTTTATCCCTTCTTCCATTTTTCCGGCTTTCCCAAAAGCGAGCATGCCCGCGGCCGAATTTAGAAGTACGGCGTTTAACTGGGCTTCGGTTGCCTTGCCATTTAAGACGTTTAAGAATATTTTGGCGTTTTGATCCGCGCCGCCGCCTTTTATTTCCTCTATATTATACAGCTTTAAGCCAAAATCGCGAGGATTTATTTCGCATCGCGCGGCCCGGCCATTTTCATAAGTATAAAGCTCTGTATCGCCTCCGATGCTCACTTCGTCTAAACCTTCTTTTCCGTGAACTAGAATTACTTTTTTAGCGCCGGTCTGTATCAAAGTTTTGGCGATTATTCCGGCTTTGGACGCGTCCGCCAATCCAATCAGCTGATGGGTGGCTTGGGCGGGATTCAGCATTGGGCCTAAAATATTAAAGTATGTTTTTTTCCCGTATTCGGCCCGCGCGTCTTTAACATGCCTCAAGGCTGGATGGAAATTCGGCGCGAACATGAATACGATGCCGGCTTCTTTTAAGCATTCTTTCGCCTGGTCCGGATCAAGATTTATTTTCACGCCCAGTTTTTCCAATACGTCGGCCGAACCGCATTCGCTTGAAGCGGCCCGGTTGCCGTGCTTAGCCACCGGAATTCCCGCGGCCGCGCAAACTATCGCGGAAACCGTGGAAATGTTAAAAGTACTGAACCCGTCTCCGCCGGTTCCGCAGTTATCCAGCGTATCGAAATCTATTTTTACCCTGGCCATTTTTTTCCGCGTCGCTTCGACAATTCCCGCGAGCTCCTCTTCGGTCATTTCTTTTTCCTCGAAAGATTTGAAAATTCCAATAATTTCATCTTTAGCCAATTGTCCTTCTATGATGTTCATCTGCATTTCGCATGCTTGTTCACGGGTGAGATTTTTTTTGCCTTTCAGCAGTTTTAAAATTTCATTTATCATAAAAATTATTTATCTCCTAAAATAAAATTTTTAAGCAGTATTTTTCCGCCTTCAGTGGCGAAAGATTCCGGGTGGAATTGGATTCCGCAGATTGGATATTTTTTGTGCTTTAGCCCCATAATTTCGCCGGTATCGGCGGCGCGGGCGGTTATTGCAAGGCATGAGGGAAGGGATTTAGCATCGGCTACAAGAGAATGGTAGCGCATGACTTCAAGGTTTTGGGGCAGGCCGCGGAACAACCCTTTAGAGTCATGCATTATCCGGCTTACTTTTCCGTGCATCGGCCGCTTGGCTCTTATGACTTTTCCCCCGCAGTAATGGGCGATGCCTTGCATGCCCAGGCAAACGCCTAAAACCGGAATGGTTTTTCCCAGCCGGGTTATAACCTCGGCGCACACCCCGAAATAAGCCGGTTCGGACGGATCGCCGGGGCCGGGGGAAATTACTATTTTATCAAAGCCGCTTTTTTCAATCTGTCCGGCGGTAATTTCGCTGTTCCTTTTTACTATAAGCTCAAAGGGCCGGTTTTCGGCTTCTAAAATTTCGCCGATATACTGGTAAAGGTTGTAAGTAAAGGAATCGTAATTGTCGATTATCAGGATTTTCATAGAATTATTCAAATTCTTTTAGAACTTTCTTCATCGCGAAAAGCTTACTTTTAATTTCGGCGTATTCTTTTCCCGGTTTTGAGTCATAAACAATCCCGCCGCCGGTCTGGGCGTAGCCCTTATTTTTGTAAATGAATAATGACCTGATGGGAATGGCAAAAGTACATTCGCCGGAAAAGCCGAAATGCCCGACCGCGCCGCCGTAAGGGCCGCGCGCCTCATTTTCCTCGCGCTCGATTATTTTCATCGCTTCGATTTTTGGCGCGCCAGTCAAGGTTCCGGCCGGGAAATTGGCGGCCAGGGCGGAAAAGGCGTCTTCGCCTTCCCGGATGATGCCGGCCACTTCTGAAGAAATATGCTGGACGTGGCTGAATTTTTTTACATCCATGGCGTTTTTCACTTTGACGGAACCGAACCGGGCGACCCGGCCGATGTCGTTTCTGTGCAAGTCGATTAGCATTGAATGTTCGGCGATTTCTTTCGGATCGGATAAAAGTCGGCGGGTAAGTTTTAAATCTTCGGCCCGGCTGGTCCCGCGAGCGGCCGTCCCGGCCAAGGGAAAAGTTTCCATTTCCCCCTCTCTTAACCTGAATAAAAGCTCGGGCGATGCGCCGATTATTTTTTCCGGACCGAATTTGAGGTAAAACATGTGGGGCGAAGGATTGACCTTCCGCAGACTTTCATAAATTAAAATATCATCTCCCCTTATTTCAAATTCGCTTTTAAACCCGGCCACGCACTGGAAGATTTTTCCCTCGGTTATGTCTTTTTTTATCCTTTTTACCATCGCCTCATGCTCTTTTTTGGTTTTTGTGTCCCGGATGAATTTTACCTTAAGTTTTTTCGGGCCGGAATTTTTTACCGCTGCGCCGCCGCCCTTTTTGCCGAAGGCCATTTTTTTTATCAAGGGCGCGCGGTTTTGGCCGTAGTGAAAGTAAAAAGATTCGCCCGTCATTTTATCGTAAACCAATCCGTCGGTGTAAACCCCGAATTTAAACTGGCTAAAATTTTTATGCGGCGCTAGATTAATAGCCGGCTCAAAATAATTCATGCCTTCGTAGGCGATATAGCCGATAAGGCCTCCGGCGTATTGGCGGGAAATTACGTTATTGGGAACAATTTTCCTTAAGGCGTAATACGGATTTTCGACCCGGAATTTTTTAGTTTCAATCTTGCCGTTTTTGGCGCGGCAGTTTGTAAGGCTTAATTCATTTCCGGCGGCGGCCAAAATTGCTTCCGGGCCGAACCCGATTACGTGATAGCGCGAGCGGCCGCCCTCTTCGCCCAAGGATTCGAGAATGAAGCAGTCTTCGAAATTTTCTTCAATTTTTTTGAATAGCTCAAAAAAATCAGCGTCCTCGGCGAATTTTATATAGCTCGGTTTTTTATTCTTAAGTTTTATTTTCGGCAGCGTCATAAGATTAATTTGTTTTTTCTCGTTCGCATGCGGCGGGTAATTCAGGAAAAGATGTTGCCAGCTTTTTTATCCGGCCGCTGGAATTAAAAAACCTCCCATCCTTTTATCTAAATAAAATATTTTAGATAAAAGGACGAGAGGTTATCCCGCGGTGCCACCCTTTTTTCCTCCGCCCGAGGCGGAGAACGCTTACTGACTCGTAAATTGAAATCAGTTATCCTCTGGTTACGGAGGAAGCCGGGCCCTCACTAGCGCAAGAGCCGCCTTTCCCGTCCTGTATTGCGCAAGACGGGGTAAACTAGACCCAGTCCCTTGGCAGAACCAAGGGATCCAGTTTTAGGCTTTATAGTTGTTAAATTGCTTAATATTATTTATAGCACAGAGCTAAACTGCTGTCAAATGCCCGAAAGTTATGGTTATTTTCTGGGGGTTTTTTCAATAAACGCCCGGTTTGACAGAAAAAGCAGTAGCATGATAATATCTATTATAGATGCAAACCGGTCTCAATAATGAAGCCGGTTTTATTGCGCTCTTTATTAAAAAGTAATAATTGGCGGAGCCCGTATTAGGTGCCTGGAGTCTTAAATTCCAACCGGCAGAGATAAGTCTGCCTAGAATTGAGAAAGTTATGAACCTTTTTGTAATTTCGACACAGCCTGGGATGGCCAGTGAAATACACACCACTCTGCAAAAGGATTTTCCCGATGGAGTGGTTGTGATGGGTCAGGATCGGCTGACCCTGGATACTAGTTTAAAACCTGACAGGCAAGTCGAGCTGTCAATCAGAAGCGGAATAAGAAGCATGAAAGGCGTGGTGGCAATATGCCAAGTTCCGCGGCGTCCGCCTGTGAGATTCCGCAATCCTTTTCGCGTTCAATGCGGAAGCAATTGCGGAGAATGCGAGAGAGATCTCTGCTAAATAGCATGCACGTCGGGCGAGGGAAGCAAAGCACGCGCTTTCCCCGCCCGCCCAGAACTTTCCGCTAAAAAAACCGCCCGACTTTGATGGGGCGATTTTTGTTTTAATGCAAGTTCGGCGCTTTATGCATATTAGGATGGGCCTGGCAGAAGAATTATTTATAGGCTTTATAGCGCAGGTAATGGTCAAGGATTACCAAGGCGGCCATAGCCTCGACGATGGGAACCGCCCGGGGAACGATGCAGGGGTCGTGCCGGCCGGCGGCCTTTAAAGTGATGGATTTATTTTGGCGGTTGAGCGTTTCTTGGGCTTTGGCTATTGTTGAAGTCGGCTTAAAGGCCACCCGGAAATAAATATTTTCGCCGTTTGATATTCCGCCCAAGGTTCCGCCGGAGAAATTGGTGCGGGTTTTGACTTGGCCTTTTTCCGCGTAAAACGAGTCGTTGTGTTCGCTCCCGCGCATTTCCACGGCGCAAAAGCCTGACCCGATTTCAAAACCTTTGGCGGCATTGATCCCGAGCATAGCCTTGGCCAGATCGGCCGGCAATTTATCAAATACCGGACTGCCTAAGCCGACCGGGGCATTCTTAATTACCGCCGATACGCTTCCGCCGATTGAGTCGCCTTCCGCTTTAACGGCTTCGATAAGGGCAATCATTTTTTTCGCCGCTGTTTCATCCGGGCATCTTACCGGATTGGCTTCGATTTTTTTTAAGCTTACTTTGGAATAATCAACTTCGGATTTTACGCTTCCTACCTGATCGACAAAGCCTATAATTTCAACGCAAAATTTTTCCTTTAAATATTTTTTGGCGATGGCTCCGGCCGCCACCTGGGCTAATGTCGTCCTGGCCGACGCCCGGCCGCCGCCGCGCCATTCGCGGTTTCCGTATTTGGCCGAATAAGTAAAATCCGCGTGCCCCGGGCGGTAAACTTCTTTTAAGTTTTCGTAGTCTTCCGAACGGGCATCGCTATTCTTAACCAGTAAAAGAATCGGAGCGCCGGTGGTCTTGCCGCCGGTAACGCCCGATAAAATTTGGATTTTATCTTCTTCTTTCCTTTGGGTGGTAATTTTACTTTGCCCGGGCTTTCTCCGGTCAAGCTCTTTTTGGATGTAAGCTTCAGTTATTTCCAATCCGGCCGGACAGCCGTCAATTATGGCGCCTACGCCTGCTCCGTGCGATTCGCCGAAAGTAGTAATAGTAAATAATTTTCCAAAAGTATTCATAGTTTTTCTCGATTGGATATTAATATGTTATTTAATGATGCCCATTTTCCGGTAAACATTTTTCAATTCTTTAACCGTAAGCTGGCCCGGCGCGGTAGTTTTTCCGATAGAAGCGAAAGTGAGGAATCCGCCCCAAAGCGGCGATAAGAGCCGTGTAATTTTTCCTTTTTCGCCCATGCCCAAAACTATCATTTCTTGATTTTTCTTCCGGCTGGCTAGCAGTTCAAAAAGTTTTTGATTGTCTTTTTCATTATTAACCATGGTAACAATTTTCATTATATTAGCTTTGCTAACTCCCATCTTTTTCACAACATCCTTAAGCTTCGGCAAGGCCGGGGTTTTTTTAAAGTCGTGGTAGGAGCAGATTATCTTGGAACCATTCGGCCCGCCCGGAATTTTAATTTTTGAAATGGCCGGCAATTCTATGTCAACGAAATCAAAACCGGATTTTAAAGCTGTGTTTAATATGGCGAGCCTTTCTTTTTCCGCGCCCGGAAATTTACCGCCTTCGCTTTTTTTCCGGCAGGTAAAAATGGAACTTTTTTTAACCGCTCTTTTGATGGCGGAGATATGTTCCGGCTTTAAATTTTTAATGTAATCCGCCCTTAACTCAACCCAATCAGCCTGCTTTTGGGCAATCCGCAGATTAGACAAGAACTCTTTTAAATTTTTTTCCGCAACCACCGCGCAAATTCTCATATTAATCTTGCCGATATTATTATTTTAAATTTTTAGACAATACTTTTCTCATGGCTCGAACCGGCGCTTTTTTCCCGGTGTAATATTCAAACTGGGCCGCGCCCTGGTATAAAAGCATTTCCAGCCCAGGAATAATTTTCGCTCCTTTCTTTTTCGCGTCTTTTAATAATCTGGTTATAGGAGGCGAATAAACCGCGTCAAAAACAATTTGTCCTTTATGTAAAAACTCGGCCGGGACCGGCGTTTTGTTAATCCGCGGCTTCATTCCGACCGGTGTCGCGTTAATAATAATGTCAAAATTATTAACCCGGTGAATTTCCGAAAAATCACAATAACTCGCCTTGAATTCTTTGGCAAGTTTTCCGGCCCTTTCCGCGTCCCGCCCGAATACGGTTAGCTTCGCCCCTTTTCTTGTTACGCCGTAAGCGATAGCCCGGGAAGCGCCGCCGGAACCCAGCAAAGCTACTTTTTTATTTTTCAGCCGGGTCATTTTTTCCAAAGGAATCACCGCTCCCTGCCAATCAGTATTATAGCCCGTCAACCGGCCTTTGTCATTCACTACCGTATTCACCGCTTTGATTTTTTTTGCTACCGGGTCGATTTTATCAAGGAATTTCATTACGGCTTCCTTGTGCGGCATGGTGCAGGTTAAGCCGCGGATGCCGGATATTCTAACCGCTTTTACCGCGTTTTTTACTTCGGGTTTTTTTATCCGGGCGGATAAAAAAATAAACCGATTGTCGATTTTAAGCGCCCGGTAGGCGGCGTTATGCATGGCGGGCGAAAGAGAATGGGCGATCGGGTCGCCGATTATCAGGCAGACTTTTTTCAAATCTTTTTCCAGGACGGCTATAATTTTCTCGCTAATCGCGTTAAGATCGGGGTTTTTTATACAGTCAATAACTTCATCCGCGTACAATGAATATAGCGGGCTTCGCAATTTAAAAAGTTTTCTGGCCGATTCCCGGTCCTTAAATAGCGGACGGGTTTTGTCGTTTTTCAGCCTTTTTTCGATATTTTTAAACCCATCTTTTAAATAGATGATTTTTCCGTTCTTTTTCAGATTGCGGATATTTTTTTCATTCATAACAATGCCTCCGCCCGTGGAAATTATTTTTTTATCAATATCCGACAATTCCTTTGCCACCCGGGCTTCCAGCGGCCGGAAAGTTTTTTCCCCGCCTTTCTCAAAAATTTCATTGATGTTTTCTCTCCGGCTTTTTTTAACAATCAAATCATCCATTTCAACCGCCTGAAATCCCAGCCTTTTAGCCAGGATTTTTGACAGGCTGGTTTTTCCCGAACCCATAAAACCGATTAAGACGATGTTCATATAATAAGGTTAAGCACTTTACTCTATCAGGCTAATTTAATTCCCGCGCTTTTAATTATATTCCAGAATTCAGGGAATGATTTTGACACGACTTCGGGATTTTTAATAACCATGCCCGGGATTTTCGCGCCGGCTATGGCAAAGGACATTGCCATGCGGTGATCGTTGTAGGTGCTGATTTTCGCGCCGCGAGGATTTCCGCCCTGGATGGTTATCGAATCATGGCTGATAGCGGAGCGGATGCCCATTTTTTTGAGTTCGGTTTTTAACGCGCTTAACCGATCGGTTTCTTTGTGGCGCAGGGTGGACAAGCCGGTAATTTTAGTAGATCCTTTTGAAAAAGCCGCTACAACCGCTAGCGTCTGGGCCGTATCAGGCATATCTTCCATGTTAACCTTAATTCCTTTTAGAGTTGCCGGCCCCTTAACTTCAATCCAGTTTTCTTTTTTATTTTTTATGACTTTGGCGCCCATGCGTTTTAGTAAATCGGGAAATTTAGCGTCGCCCTGCGATGAGTTAGGCGGAATATTTTTTACTTTGATTCGGCTGCCGGTAATGGAAGCCAATGCCCAGAAATAACTGGCACCCGACGCGTCGCCCTCAATCCGGTATTGGCCGGGACTATAGCGCGCGACCGGGCTTACCGAGTATCTTTTATAGTTATTATTTTTTACAAAAACTCCATGCTCTTTCAGGCTCTCCAGAGTCATGTCGATAAAAGATTTGGAGACCTGTTTGCCTAAAACTTTTATATTTAATCCCCGTTTTAATGCCGGCGCGATTAAGAGAAGGGAAGTGAAAAACTGGCTGGATACTTTGCCGGGCATTTTTACCTCTCCTCCGGTGATTTTACCCCCGATAATTTTTATGGGCGGACAATTTTTTTCTGCCAGGTATTTTATTTCCGCTCCAAGCGACCCCAAAGCTTTTACTAAATCGCCGATCGGCCGCTTTCTCATGCGGCGAGAACCGTCTAATGTTATTTCTCCGGGTGTGAGGACGGAAAGGGCGGCAAGGAACCGGAAAGTAGTTCCGGCTGGACCGACATTAATGCGGCCGTTAAATGGTTTAAAGCGGCCGCCATTTCCTACAATTTTAGTTTTGTCCCCAACTTTAGTTATCCGGATTCCTAGTTTTTTTAAGGCGTTAATCATCACCCGGGTGTCGTCTGAAAGGGAAACGCC
This sequence is a window from Patescibacteria group bacterium. Protein-coding genes within it:
- the aroA gene encoding 3-phosphoshikimate 1-carboxyvinyltransferase — encoded protein: MRPYKIQPLKKLINKSIIMPGSKSFSNRALVMAALTDGRTILRGVSLSDDTRVMINALKKLGIRITKVGDKTKIVGNGGRFKPFNGRINVGPAGTTFRFLAALSVLTPGEITLDGSRRMRKRPIGDLVKALGSLGAEIKYLAEKNCPPIKIIGGKITGGEVKMPGKVSSQFFTSLLLIAPALKRGLNIKVLGKQVSKSFIDMTLESLKEHGVFVKNNNYKRYSVSPVARYSPGQYRIEGDASGASYFWALASITGSRIKVKNIPPNSSQGDAKFPDLLKRMGAKVIKNKKENWIEVKGPATLKGIKVNMEDMPDTAQTLAVVAAFSKGSTKITGLSTLRHKETDRLSALKTELKKMGIRSAISHDSITIQGGNPRGAKISTYNDHRMAMSFAIAGAKIPGMVIKNPEVVSKSFPEFWNIIKSAGIKLA
- a CDS encoding shikimate dehydrogenase — its product is MNIVLIGFMGSGKTSLSKILAKRLGFQAVEMDDLIVKKSRRENINEIFEKGGEKTFRPLEARVAKELSDIDKKIISTGGGIVMNEKNIRNLKKNGKIIYLKDGFKNIEKRLKNDKTRPLFKDRESARKLFKLRSPLYSLYADEVIDCIKNPDLNAISEKIIAVLEKDLKKVCLIIGDPIAHSLSPAMHNAAYRALKIDNRFIFLSARIKKPEVKNAVKAVRISGIRGLTCTMPHKEAVMKFLDKIDPVAKKIKAVNTVVNDKGRLTGYNTDWQGAVIPLEKMTRLKNKKVALLGSGGASRAIAYGVTRKGAKLTVFGRDAERAGKLAKEFKASYCDFSEIHRVNNFDIIINATPVGMKPRINKTPVPAEFLHKGQIVFDAVYSPPITRLLKDAKKKGAKIIPGLEMLLYQGAAQFEYYTGKKAPVRAMRKVLSKNLK
- a CDS encoding aminodeoxychorismate/anthranilate synthase component II encodes the protein MKILIIDNYDSFTYNLYQYIGEILEAENRPFELIVKRNSEITAGQIEKSGFDKIVISPGPGDPSEPAYFGVCAEVITRLGKTIPVLGVCLGMQGIAHYCGGKVIRAKRPMHGKVSRIMHDSKGLFRGLPQNLEVMRYHSLVADAKSLPSCLAITARAADTGEIMGLKHKKYPICGIQFHPESFATEGGKILLKNFILGDK
- the trpD gene encoding anthranilate phosphoribosyltransferase; translation: MINEILKLLKGKKNLTREQACEMQMNIIEGQLAKDEIIGIFKSFEEKEMTEEELAGIVEATRKKMARVKIDFDTLDNCGTGGDGFSTFNISTVSAIVCAAAGIPVAKHGNRAASSECGSADVLEKLGVKINLDPDQAKECLKEAGIVFMFAPNFHPALRHVKDARAEYGKKTYFNILGPMLNPAQATHQLIGLADASKAGIIAKTLIQTGAKKVILVHGKEGLDEVSIGGDTELYTYENGRAARCEINPRDFGLKLYNIEEIKGGGADQNAKIFLNVLNGKATEAQLNAVLLNSAAGMLAFGKAGKMEEGIKLAKDMIESGKALSKLKDFIEISNKV
- the trpB gene encoding tryptophan synthase subunit beta; the encoded protein is MNIFIKTKYDADRGGHFGKLGGRYVPEMLIPALEELEIAYEKAKRDPGFLKDLMSLYENYGGRPTPLYFAENLTRRLGGAKIFIKNEGQNLTGAHKMNHSLGQALLAKRMGKKRLIAETGAGQHGLATATVAAKFGFKCTVYMGKVDYQRQRPNVFWMEQLGAEVVPVLHGTQRLKDAVTATLQDWITNVDDTYYLLGSALGPHPYPSIVRDFQTIVGLEVKKQLKEIYKIKKPDYIVACVGGGSNAIGIFNPFLDDKSVKLIGVEAGGRGIKKTGDHATRLQKNQKVGVVEGYKSYFIQDADGQIQNTHSISAGLDYSGIGPEHGKLFEENRVEYKYVTDKEVLAAFKLLASTEGIIPALESSHAVAHAIKLAPKLKKNKTIVINLSGRGDKDIFIVAEALGDQGWKDYLKSKI
- the trpC gene encoding indole-3-glycerol phosphate synthase TrpC — translated: MQYKKTNTILDKICENKILEISERMKKTSLDGLQEKIKADKEGNNYEKRDFAGTLKKEGLSLIAEIKNFSPSAGQKAFREGFNPLEIAQIFEDHGASAISVITEEKFFNGSLGFLPLVKGAAGLPVLSKDFIFDPYQLYESKAFGADAVLLIAAILEEEQLKELYSLAGRLDLDVLVEAHDEKECQSIARLMSSIKKPGSSIIGINNRDLKSMKIDINNFPRLSSLIPDDIIKVAESGINCRLDAVKMKAAGANAILVGTSLMKAGNIGEAIDELMAFDDGAAENI
- the aroC gene encoding chorismate synthase, coding for MNTFGKLFTITTFGESHGAGVGAIIDGCPAGLEITEAYIQKELDRRKPGQSKITTQRKEEDKIQILSGVTGGKTTGAPILLLVKNSDARSEDYENLKEVYRPGHADFTYSAKYGNREWRGGGRASARTTLAQVAAGAIAKKYLKEKFCVEIIGFVDQVGSVKSEVDYSKVSLKKIEANPVRCPDETAAKKMIALIEAVKAEGDSIGGSVSAVIKNAPVGLGSPVFDKLPADLAKAMLGINAAKGFEIGSGFCAVEMRGSEHNDSFYAEKGQVKTRTNFSGGTLGGISNGENIYFRVAFKPTSTIAKAQETLNRQNKSITLKAAGRHDPCIVPRAVPIVEAMAALVILDHYLRYKAYK
- a CDS encoding anthranilate synthase component I family protein; amino-acid sequence: MTLPKIKLKNKKPSYIKFAEDADFFELFKKIEENFEDCFILESLGEEGGRSRYHVIGFGPEAILAAAGNELSLTNCRAKNGKIETKKFRVENPYYALRKIVPNNVISRQYAGGLIGYIAYEGMNYFEPAINLAPHKNFSQFKFGVYTDGLVYDKMTGESFYFHYGQNRAPLIKKMAFGKKGGGAAVKNSGPKKLKVKFIRDTKTKKEHEAMVKRIKKDITEGKIFQCVAGFKSEFEIRGDDILIYESLRKVNPSPHMFYLKFGPEKIIGASPELLFRLREGEMETFPLAGTAARGTSRAEDLKLTRRLLSDPKEIAEHSMLIDLHRNDIGRVARFGSVKVKNAMDVKKFSHVQHISSEVAGIIREGEDAFSALAANFPAGTLTGAPKIEAMKIIEREENEARGPYGGAVGHFGFSGECTFAIPIRSLFIYKNKGYAQTGGGIVYDSKPGKEYAEIKSKLFAMKKVLKEFE
- a CDS encoding phosphoribosylanthranilate isomerase encodes the protein MKVKFCGITNLEDAKNAIARGAGYLGFIVDFPKSPRSVSIGKFLKLAEEIKTLKSVSKNFPKIVAVTVNMEESKLLKLASSGLVDVLQFHGDEAPEFCSRFKKNIEVWKSFKIKGEENEKDKKTELEKYLGKIDKFLLDASSAEDKAGGKKIKFENYKIFTRLRKLGWPLILAGGISPLNIDSYINKLKPEIIDVSQGVEDYPGKKSNDKMKLLMKNIIAE
- the aroD gene encoding type I 3-dehydroquinate dehydratase, translating into MRICAVVAEKNLKEFLSNLRIAQKQADWVELRADYIKNLKPEHISAIKRAVKKSSIFTCRKKSEGGKFPGAEKERLAILNTALKSGFDFVDIELPAISKIKIPGGPNGSKIICSYHDFKKTPALPKLKDVVKKMGVSKANIMKIVTMVNNEKDNQKLFELLASRKKNQEMIVLGMGEKGKITRLLSPLWGGFLTFASIGKTTAPGQLTVKELKNVYRKMGIIK